The following proteins are co-located in the Dromiciops gliroides isolate mDroGli1 chromosome 2, mDroGli1.pri, whole genome shotgun sequence genome:
- the LOC122741958 gene encoding 60S ribosomal protein L37a-like: MAKCTKKVRIVGKYGTCYSASLRKMVKKIEISQHAKYTCSFCGKTKMKRRAVGIWHCGSCMKTVAGGAWTYNTTSAVTVKSTIRRLKELKDQ, encoded by the coding sequence ATGGCTAAATGCACCAAGAAGGTCAGAATTGTTGGTAAATATGGAACATGTTATAGTGCATCCCTcagaaaaatggtgaagaaaattgaaattagccAGCATGCCAAGTATACCTGCTCCTTCTGTGGCAAGACCAAAATGAAGAGACGGGCTGTGGGTATCTGGCATTGTGGATCCTGTATGAAAACAGTAGCTGGTGGTGCATGGACCTACAATACCACCTCTGCAGTTACAGTCAAATCTAccatcagaagactgaaggaatTGAAAGACCAGTAA